One region of Clavibacter michiganensis subsp. tessellarius genomic DNA includes:
- a CDS encoding Dps family protein has protein sequence MTDTVHVPTSSASADVAAGVAQFLSPVVVNLQALAVNGKQAHWHVRGANFIGVHEFLDVLVSHAQDWADTAAERVVALGLPIDARIETVASATTTAPLTPGFRQSSATIAEVIAQIDATMELVNRAVQELGEIDVNSQDVAIEIARGLEKDRWFLFAHISE, from the coding sequence ATGACCGACACCGTCCACGTCCCCACCAGCTCCGCCTCCGCCGACGTCGCCGCCGGGGTCGCGCAGTTCCTCAGCCCCGTCGTCGTGAACCTCCAGGCCCTCGCCGTCAACGGCAAGCAGGCCCACTGGCACGTCCGCGGCGCCAACTTCATCGGCGTGCACGAGTTCCTCGACGTGCTCGTCTCCCACGCGCAGGACTGGGCCGACACCGCCGCCGAGCGCGTCGTCGCCCTGGGCCTGCCCATCGACGCCCGCATCGAGACCGTCGCGTCCGCCACCACGACCGCGCCGCTCACCCCCGGGTTCCGCCAGTCGAGCGCCACCATCGCCGAGGTCATCGCGCAGATCGACGCGACGATGGAGCTCGTCAACCGCGCCGTGCAGGAGCTCGGCGAGATCGACGTCAACAGCCAGGACGTCGCCATCGAGATCGCCCGCGGGCTCGAGAAGGACCGCTGGTTCCTCTTCGCCCACATCAGCGAGTAG
- a CDS encoding SCO7613 C-terminal domain-containing membrane protein — protein MVEDDARGSRIGHQPWPARADDLLRTDLCPACFAPLGALVCSRCGLDVRAPDAVAVLTASRRVVDAVAERERLVEAMRRWSDAAARARRDAAADAVAAADQASAGPIVDASVPVTAAASVHPATTGSPVPAAPAKTSAGTAPAGETVLPRLRTPRPMADAAPPAPRRRISVPAVLLAVGVVLLSVAAVFYVVYAFVTYGLVVRAAITAAVTLAALAASGILARRRLPGTAEAVGVVGIVLLHLDVWAVRSYDLAGAASNDPFVHFGVGTLVVSAALLALRPLLRIRAAGIAGWAGLPVGVGVLVGAVPSADAGTRTALALAAASAVALVHAAPRWRAAGLPDGLERALLRVVGVVAAAAAVVAGAASAVDPDAVPAVPLLAAAAASGVHAWALARAASPAGRRLDERDRDAVASTGPVEARPDSDGRTTHAGPVGEATPPVPLTGDDGTPSGAPLRVLAAAVAGMGAAAALPITALTGGPALLTVCAQLAAAALVAAVLDVASRRLRDPVVSATARVAALSSLVIAVLAGLPAAIAGLGGITAVLAVGLPAWGLAPSADAVVVLSRTSGVAGLPGDVRAAASGLVAVWILAVAAALAGGRLPARRALLGWAGAAVVLVAIPALGPVAVVTGAYLAASTGALAWRLAARSATSLERRRAVVPPGAPLLALSLVAGGLAWAASWASTGTWWVVTPIVVLLLVVGSRTARIDDTARLATAGAALVGLIAAGALAPSLVHAGAIGRTPRSSVLDAAADPLVLVLLGSALVVLVAGALPGAPGVRRRALLATVLLPACLAALVAAVVGADRVGGSLTASPAWSIAAQVVLVVGLVLWSVGGVRRAPLPPRAIRADTEAAAPRTPGTTALRRWRLATAGLVAPSTLLAVLTAGALVGRRVAPHGVVAAAVALLVAGAALLAYRSTSRALRIALDAGTAVVASGALLAAISSDATREGHALLWIPLLVLAATASVLAIAHDGLLVSRSARRAWGWTALGTAIAALWSSLLARGVTMSEAYWLPVAGALLLLAALLHRAALRADRGGADAPGGPRVRRGVVALTLAGILTAVLPLAVVGRADDVLRASLLTGICAVLATAAAAALRRAPAPVRPLPRAVVVGAGIGLLVVGGAHALRLAGLVDRDPAVDLQTAVPAAVLVVVGALALRGARDPADARVAGSAWMSASALVGVVMLASVDPGEGAVRPLVASVALVAGAGVLLVRRSVHRRVLAGSAAVALLGAVVVALLAWRGGSTSSDPAALAVPAIVAVLVAAVGAADRLRVPAVSAAPEAASAAPGSLPTRTADRIFRVVPHAADLATGALVVGTVAVAASVDGVGLPVALLLSGVAVLVASSGPGSRARRHVGWAALVLGSAALWVALARGSVDAVEAYVLPPAGIMLILAALLHRGLPRRLRGGSTADRARSSGAAPVLLGALLLAALPTAVASWTGTPVRALVLGSAAGVVLLATAAALRRADPAPHASTRPLLLVTAAASGLTVPLVGFGRTVAQLAAREPATFGRTDLWTLTAAAVLVVAVALLPAREAVVARSSGESRLGWGAPASDPAAEAADTGPAQDAARPPRLPTASLLPMAPRIAVLVALVGAGAVGTVGLLRAHAEGIDGVAARSALLVGLVAILHVACAPSAVAPSAVAPSTVAPDDAEPRPAGPAVDAAPLRDRVLALAALALGGLVAVVLALTGTADPVETVTVPIAAALLAVGARHLLRDATAGSMRRLGPGLLVLLVPPLLADLGPSPAWRIVGLGVLALATLLVGARLRLRAPFLLGAAALLVHALAQLWPWIREASATVPWWAWAGIGGVVLIAVAARYERRIRDVKEVAARVSALR, from the coding sequence ATGGTCGAGGACGACGCACGGGGGTCGCGCATCGGGCATCAGCCCTGGCCCGCACGAGCAGACGACCTCCTGCGCACGGACCTGTGCCCGGCCTGCTTCGCGCCGCTGGGCGCGCTCGTCTGCAGCCGCTGCGGGCTCGACGTCCGCGCGCCCGACGCGGTGGCCGTGCTCACGGCGTCGCGTCGCGTGGTGGACGCGGTCGCGGAGCGGGAGCGGCTCGTGGAGGCCATGCGTCGGTGGAGCGACGCGGCGGCGCGCGCCCGGCGCGATGCGGCCGCCGACGCGGTCGCGGCCGCCGACCAGGCGTCCGCCGGTCCGATCGTCGACGCCTCCGTGCCGGTGACGGCCGCGGCGTCCGTGCACCCGGCGACGACGGGCTCCCCGGTTCCCGCCGCTCCCGCCAAGACGTCGGCGGGCACGGCTCCCGCGGGCGAGACCGTGCTCCCCCGTCTCCGGACGCCGAGGCCGATGGCGGACGCCGCTCCCCCGGCGCCGCGTCGCCGCATCAGCGTCCCCGCCGTGCTGCTCGCCGTCGGCGTGGTGCTGCTCTCCGTCGCCGCCGTCTTCTACGTCGTCTACGCCTTCGTGACCTACGGGCTCGTCGTGCGGGCGGCGATCACGGCCGCGGTCACCCTCGCCGCCCTCGCCGCCTCGGGCATCCTGGCGAGGCGGCGCCTCCCCGGCACCGCCGAGGCCGTCGGCGTGGTCGGGATCGTGCTGCTGCACCTCGACGTCTGGGCCGTGCGCTCCTACGACCTGGCCGGCGCCGCGTCGAACGACCCCTTCGTGCACTTCGGCGTCGGCACGCTCGTCGTCTCGGCTGCGCTCCTCGCCCTCCGGCCCCTGCTGCGGATCCGCGCGGCGGGCATCGCCGGCTGGGCGGGGCTGCCCGTCGGCGTCGGCGTCCTGGTCGGTGCCGTCCCCTCGGCCGACGCCGGCACGCGCACGGCGCTCGCCCTGGCCGCGGCCTCCGCGGTCGCCCTCGTCCACGCGGCGCCGCGGTGGCGCGCGGCCGGGCTCCCGGACGGGCTCGAGCGCGCTCTCCTCCGCGTGGTCGGCGTCGTCGCAGCCGCGGCGGCGGTCGTGGCCGGGGCGGCCAGTGCGGTCGATCCCGATGCCGTGCCGGCCGTGCCCCTGCTCGCGGCCGCCGCCGCCAGCGGCGTGCACGCGTGGGCTCTTGCCCGAGCGGCATCTCCCGCGGGGCGTCGCCTCGACGAACGGGATCGCGACGCCGTCGCGTCCACGGGCCCCGTCGAGGCACGGCCGGACTCCGACGGGAGGACCACGCATGCGGGACCCGTCGGGGAGGCCACGCCTCCGGTTCCCCTCACCGGAGACGACGGGACGCCGTCGGGCGCTCCGCTGCGCGTGCTCGCGGCCGCCGTCGCCGGCATGGGAGCCGCGGCGGCGCTGCCGATCACGGCCCTCACGGGAGGCCCGGCGCTCCTCACGGTCTGCGCGCAGCTCGCGGCGGCGGCGCTCGTCGCCGCCGTCCTCGACGTGGCATCACGCCGACTGCGCGACCCCGTGGTCTCCGCGACCGCGCGGGTGGCCGCCCTCTCCTCGCTCGTCATCGCGGTCCTGGCCGGCCTGCCCGCCGCGATCGCGGGCCTCGGCGGCATCACGGCCGTGCTGGCCGTCGGACTGCCCGCGTGGGGGCTGGCGCCGTCCGCCGACGCGGTGGTCGTCCTCAGCCGGACGAGCGGCGTCGCCGGCCTCCCCGGGGACGTCCGCGCGGCCGCGTCCGGACTGGTCGCCGTCTGGATCCTCGCGGTCGCCGCCGCGCTCGCGGGCGGCCGTCTCCCGGCGCGACGTGCCCTCCTCGGGTGGGCGGGAGCGGCCGTGGTCCTCGTCGCGATCCCCGCCCTCGGACCGGTCGCCGTCGTGACGGGCGCGTACCTCGCCGCATCCACGGGCGCCCTCGCCTGGCGCCTCGCCGCGCGGTCGGCGACGTCCCTGGAGCGACGCCGGGCGGTGGTCCCGCCCGGTGCCCCGCTCCTGGCGCTGTCCCTCGTGGCGGGCGGTCTCGCCTGGGCCGCGTCGTGGGCCAGCACCGGCACGTGGTGGGTGGTCACCCCGATCGTGGTCCTGCTCCTCGTCGTCGGATCGCGGACCGCGCGCATCGACGACACCGCGCGCCTGGCGACGGCGGGGGCGGCGCTCGTGGGGCTCATCGCGGCGGGGGCGCTGGCGCCGTCGCTCGTCCACGCGGGTGCCATCGGACGGACGCCGCGCTCGAGCGTCCTCGACGCGGCCGCGGATCCGCTCGTGCTCGTCCTCCTCGGCTCGGCGCTCGTCGTCCTCGTCGCGGGCGCCCTGCCGGGGGCGCCCGGCGTCCGGCGACGCGCCCTCCTCGCGACGGTCCTGCTGCCCGCCTGCCTCGCGGCCCTGGTGGCGGCCGTCGTCGGGGCGGATCGCGTCGGCGGCTCGCTCACCGCGTCCCCGGCGTGGTCCATCGCCGCGCAGGTGGTGCTCGTCGTCGGCCTGGTGCTGTGGAGCGTCGGCGGCGTCCGACGTGCGCCCCTGCCCCCGCGGGCGATCCGGGCAGACACCGAAGCCGCCGCACCCCGGACACCCGGCACCACCGCGCTGCGTCGGTGGCGCCTCGCGACGGCCGGCCTCGTCGCGCCGTCGACGCTGCTTGCCGTCCTCACGGCCGGCGCCCTGGTCGGCCGCCGTGTCGCACCGCACGGCGTGGTCGCCGCGGCGGTCGCGCTCCTGGTGGCCGGGGCCGCACTCCTCGCCTACCGGAGCACCTCCCGCGCGCTGCGCATCGCCCTCGACGCCGGCACGGCCGTGGTCGCGAGCGGGGCGCTCCTCGCGGCCATCTCGTCCGACGCGACGCGGGAGGGGCACGCGCTCCTCTGGATCCCGCTGCTCGTCCTCGCCGCCACGGCGTCGGTCCTCGCCATCGCCCACGACGGGCTGCTCGTGTCGCGCAGCGCGCGCCGCGCGTGGGGCTGGACGGCGCTCGGGACGGCGATCGCCGCGCTGTGGTCGAGCCTGCTCGCGCGCGGGGTCACGATGTCGGAGGCCTACTGGCTGCCCGTCGCGGGCGCGCTGCTCCTCCTCGCTGCGCTCCTGCACCGCGCCGCCCTCCGCGCCGACCGGGGCGGCGCCGACGCCCCGGGTGGACCCCGCGTCCGCCGCGGGGTGGTGGCGCTGACCCTCGCGGGGATCCTCACCGCCGTCCTGCCGCTCGCCGTCGTCGGGCGGGCCGACGACGTCCTCCGGGCCTCCCTCCTCACCGGGATCTGCGCGGTCCTCGCCACCGCCGCCGCCGCGGCCCTGCGCCGCGCGCCGGCTCCCGTCCGCCCGCTGCCGAGGGCCGTCGTGGTCGGCGCCGGCATCGGGCTCCTGGTCGTCGGCGGCGCGCACGCGCTGCGCCTCGCCGGGCTCGTCGACCGGGACCCGGCCGTCGACCTCCAGACGGCGGTCCCGGCCGCGGTGCTCGTGGTGGTCGGCGCCCTCGCGCTGCGCGGCGCCCGCGATCCCGCCGACGCCCGCGTCGCCGGCTCGGCGTGGATGTCGGCCAGCGCGCTCGTGGGCGTGGTGATGCTCGCGTCGGTCGACCCCGGCGAGGGCGCCGTCCGCCCGCTCGTGGCGAGCGTGGCGCTCGTGGCCGGGGCGGGGGTCCTCCTCGTCCGGCGATCCGTCCACCGGCGCGTGCTCGCCGGCTCCGCCGCCGTCGCCCTGCTCGGCGCGGTCGTCGTGGCGCTCCTCGCCTGGCGCGGCGGCTCCACCTCCTCCGACCCCGCCGCGCTCGCCGTCCCCGCGATCGTGGCCGTGCTCGTCGCGGCGGTGGGCGCGGCCGACCGCCTCCGGGTCCCCGCCGTGTCGGCGGCCCCGGAGGCGGCGTCCGCGGCTCCGGGATCCCTGCCGACGCGCACGGCGGACCGGATCTTCCGGGTCGTCCCGCACGCGGCCGACCTGGCCACGGGCGCGCTCGTCGTCGGGACGGTCGCGGTGGCGGCGTCCGTGGACGGCGTCGGGCTCCCCGTGGCGCTCCTGCTCTCGGGCGTCGCGGTGCTCGTGGCCTCGTCGGGACCCGGTTCCCGCGCACGCCGACACGTGGGCTGGGCGGCCCTCGTGCTCGGCTCCGCGGCCCTGTGGGTGGCGCTCGCCCGCGGCAGTGTCGACGCCGTGGAGGCGTACGTCCTGCCTCCGGCCGGGATCATGCTCATCCTGGCCGCGCTCCTGCACCGCGGGCTCCCCCGCCGACTCCGTGGGGGATCGACGGCGGATCGCGCACGGTCGTCCGGCGCGGCTCCCGTCCTCCTCGGCGCCCTGCTCCTCGCGGCCCTGCCGACGGCCGTCGCGTCGTGGACGGGGACGCCCGTCCGGGCCCTGGTCCTCGGGAGCGCGGCCGGTGTCGTCCTGCTGGCGACCGCCGCGGCCCTGCGCCGTGCGGACCCGGCACCGCACGCGTCGACGCGACCCCTGCTCCTCGTGACAGCGGCGGCCTCGGGGCTCACGGTCCCGCTCGTCGGATTCGGTCGCACCGTCGCGCAGCTGGCTGCCCGCGAACCGGCGACGTTCGGACGCACGGACCTCTGGACGCTCACGGCGGCCGCCGTCCTCGTGGTCGCCGTGGCGCTCCTGCCCGCACGCGAGGCCGTAGTCGCCCGCAGCAGCGGGGAGTCGCGCCTGGGCTGGGGCGCCCCCGCGAGCGATCCCGCGGCGGAGGCAGCGGACACGGGGCCGGCACAGGATGCAGCCCGTCCCCCGCGCCTCCCCACGGCGTCCCTGCTCCCCATGGCTCCGAGGATCGCCGTGCTGGTCGCGCTCGTCGGCGCAGGAGCGGTCGGCACGGTCGGACTCCTCCGCGCCCACGCCGAGGGGATCGACGGAGTCGCCGCGCGCTCCGCCCTCCTGGTCGGCCTCGTCGCCATCCTGCACGTCGCCTGCGCGCCGTCCGCAGTCGCGCCGTCCGCCGTCGCGCCGTCCACCGTCGCGCCGGACGACGCGGAACCCCGTCCGGCGGGTCCAGCCGTGGACGCCGCCCCGCTGCGCGACCGCGTCCTCGCCCTCGCGGCGCTCGCGCTCGGCGGGCTGGTCGCCGTGGTCCTCGCGCTCACGGGCACGGCGGATCCGGTGGAGACCGTCACGGTCCCGATCGCCGCCGCGCTCCTCGCGGTCGGCGCCCGGCACCTCCTCCGGGACGCGACCGCGGGCAGCATGCGGCGCCTGGGACCCGGGCTCCTCGTCCTGCTCGTCCCCCCGCTGCTGGCCGACCTCGGGCCGAGCCCCGCATGGCGCATCGTGGGCCTCGGGGTCCTCGCGCTCGCCACGCTGCTCGTCGGAGCGCGCCTCCGGCTCCGGGCGCCGTTCCTCCTCGGAGCGGCGGCGCTCCTCGTGCACGCGCTCGCCCAGCTCTGGCCGTGGATCCGCGAGGCGTCGGCCACCGTCCCCTGGTGGGCGTGGGCGGGCATCGGCGGCGTCGTCCTCATCGCCGTGGCGGCGCGCTACGAGCGGCGGATCCGGGACGTCAAGGAGGTGGCCGCACGCGTGTCGGCGCTCCGCTGA
- the tig gene encoding trigger factor has translation MKTTVEKLSPTRVKLAISATPEDLKPHIDHAYGHIAEQVAIPGFRKGKVPPPIIDQRVGREAVLEHAVNDGMDGFYQAAVKETDIRPLGRPEADVKEWPGKDLTGDLLLEIEVDVRPDFELPAYEGLELTVDSVEVTDDEVGTELDSLRSRFGTLITVDRPAKTGDFVQIDLTATIAGNAVDTASGISYELGSGDLIDGIDEALESLTAGESTTFESKLLGGDNEGETAEIAVTVQSVKERELPEADDDFAQIASEFDTIDELRADLKVQVGKSKVFGQVTQARDQIVDKLLETVEIPVPEKLVEDEVHRHLENENRLEDDVHRAEVKESSEKAFRQQLLLDVIAEKEDLKVSQDELTQYLIQGAQQYNMEPNEFVQVLQQNNQIPAMVGEVARNKALAVVLDKAKVVDADGKVVDVTEFTQPVVRDADAVTEEPADADAEAVVADAPAEEASAPAAEEAPVEKPKKKAAPKKKAAEKAADSE, from the coding sequence GTGAAGACCACGGTCGAAAAGCTGAGCCCCACGCGCGTCAAGCTCGCGATCTCTGCGACCCCCGAAGACCTGAAGCCGCACATCGACCACGCCTACGGCCACATCGCCGAGCAGGTCGCCATCCCCGGCTTCCGCAAGGGCAAGGTGCCGCCGCCCATCATCGACCAGCGCGTCGGTCGGGAGGCCGTGCTGGAGCACGCCGTCAACGACGGCATGGACGGCTTCTACCAGGCCGCCGTCAAGGAGACGGACATCCGTCCCCTCGGCCGCCCGGAGGCCGACGTCAAGGAGTGGCCCGGCAAGGACCTCACCGGCGACCTGCTCCTCGAGATCGAGGTCGACGTGCGTCCCGACTTCGAGCTCCCCGCGTACGAGGGCCTCGAGCTCACCGTGGACTCCGTCGAGGTCACCGACGACGAGGTCGGCACCGAGCTCGACAGCCTCCGCAGCCGCTTCGGCACGCTGATCACGGTCGACCGCCCCGCGAAGACGGGCGACTTCGTCCAGATCGACCTCACCGCCACCATCGCCGGCAACGCCGTCGACACCGCGAGCGGCATCTCCTACGAGCTCGGCTCCGGCGACCTCATCGACGGCATCGACGAGGCGCTCGAGTCCCTCACCGCCGGGGAGAGCACCACGTTCGAGTCGAAGCTGCTCGGCGGCGACAACGAGGGCGAGACGGCCGAGATCGCCGTCACCGTCCAGTCCGTCAAGGAGCGCGAGCTGCCCGAGGCCGACGACGACTTCGCCCAGATCGCCAGCGAGTTCGACACGATCGACGAGCTGCGCGCGGACCTCAAGGTCCAGGTCGGCAAGTCCAAGGTCTTCGGCCAGGTCACCCAGGCGCGCGACCAGATCGTCGACAAGCTCCTCGAGACCGTCGAGATCCCCGTCCCCGAGAAGCTCGTCGAGGACGAGGTGCACCGCCACCTCGAGAACGAGAACCGCCTCGAGGACGACGTGCACCGCGCCGAGGTCAAGGAGTCCAGCGAGAAGGCGTTCCGCCAGCAGCTGCTCCTCGACGTCATCGCCGAGAAGGAGGACCTGAAGGTCAGCCAGGACGAGCTGACCCAGTACCTCATCCAGGGCGCGCAGCAGTACAACATGGAGCCGAACGAGTTCGTCCAGGTGCTGCAGCAGAACAACCAGATCCCCGCCATGGTCGGCGAGGTCGCGCGCAACAAGGCCCTCGCGGTCGTGCTCGACAAGGCGAAGGTCGTGGACGCCGACGGCAAGGTCGTCGACGTCACCGAGTTCACGCAGCCCGTCGTGCGCGACGCCGACGCCGTGACCGAGGAGCCCGCGGACGCGGACGCCGAGGCCGTCGTCGCCGACGCCCCCGCGGAGGAGGCCTCGGCCCCCGCCGCGGAGGAGGCGCCCGTCGAGAAGCCGAAGAAGAAGGCGGCGCCGAAGAAGAAGGCCGCCGAGAAGGCCGCCGACTCCGAGTAG
- a CDS encoding ATP-dependent Clp protease proteolytic subunit codes for MAEPTLVPGVFDRLLKDRIIWLGSEVRDDNANEICAKILLLAAEDTEKDIFLYINSPGGSVTAGMAIYDTMQFVPNDIVTVGIGMAASMGQLLLTSGTKGKRYITPNARVLLHQPSGGFGGTSSDIQTQAQLILAMKHRLAEITAGQTGKTVEQINEDGDRDRWFTAQEALEYGFVDHIRESATDVVGGGGTETS; via the coding sequence ATGGCCGAACCGACACTGGTACCCGGTGTTTTTGACCGACTGCTGAAGGACCGCATCATCTGGCTCGGATCCGAGGTCCGCGACGACAACGCGAACGAGATCTGCGCGAAGATCCTGCTCCTGGCGGCGGAGGACACCGAGAAGGACATCTTCCTCTACATCAACTCGCCCGGCGGTTCCGTCACGGCGGGGATGGCCATCTACGACACCATGCAGTTCGTCCCCAACGACATCGTCACCGTCGGGATCGGGATGGCCGCCTCCATGGGGCAGCTGCTCCTCACGAGCGGCACCAAGGGCAAGCGCTACATCACGCCCAACGCCCGCGTGCTCCTGCACCAGCCGAGCGGCGGCTTCGGCGGCACCTCGAGCGACATCCAGACGCAGGCCCAGCTCATCCTCGCGATGAAGCACCGGCTCGCCGAGATCACCGCGGGCCAGACGGGCAAGACCGTCGAGCAGATCAACGAGGACGGCGACCGCGACCGCTGGTTCACCGCCCAGGAGGCGCTCGAGTACGGATTCGTCGACCACATCCGCGAGTCGGCGACCGACGTCGTCGGCGGCGGCGGCACCGAGACCTCCTAG
- a CDS encoding ATP-dependent Clp protease proteolytic subunit → MELPTFGGARGAGSTATSPSSRYILPSFEERTAYGYKRQDPYAKLFEDRIIFLGVQVDDASADDVMAQLLVLESMDPDRDIVMYINSPGGSFTAMTAIYDTMQYVSPQIQTVCLGQAASAAAVLLAGGAPGKRLALPNARVLIHQPATGESSGGQASDIEIQAAEIMRMRSWLEDTLAKHTNRERDQINRDIERDKILGADEALEYGLIDQVLTSRKNLTAAIPAR, encoded by the coding sequence ATGGAACTCCCCACCTTCGGCGGCGCCCGCGGCGCCGGCTCCACCGCCACGAGCCCGTCGTCGCGGTACATCCTCCCCAGCTTCGAGGAGCGCACGGCCTACGGCTACAAGCGCCAGGACCCGTACGCGAAGCTCTTCGAGGACCGCATCATCTTCCTCGGCGTGCAGGTCGACGACGCGTCCGCGGACGACGTCATGGCCCAGCTGCTCGTGCTCGAGTCGATGGACCCCGACCGCGACATCGTGATGTACATCAACTCGCCCGGCGGCTCCTTCACGGCCATGACGGCGATCTACGACACGATGCAGTACGTGTCGCCGCAGATCCAGACGGTCTGCCTCGGCCAGGCGGCGTCCGCCGCCGCCGTGCTGCTCGCGGGCGGCGCGCCCGGCAAGCGCCTCGCGCTCCCCAACGCGCGGGTGCTCATCCACCAGCCCGCCACGGGCGAGTCCAGCGGCGGACAGGCCTCCGACATCGAGATCCAGGCCGCCGAGATCATGCGCATGCGCTCCTGGCTCGAGGACACGCTCGCCAAGCACACCAACCGCGAGCGCGACCAGATCAACCGCGACATCGAGCGCGACAAGATCCTGGGCGCGGACGAGGCGCTCGAGTACGGCCTCATCGACCAGGTGCTCACCTCGCGCAAGAACCTGACGGCGGCGATCCCCGCCCGCTAG
- the sfnG gene encoding dimethylsulfone monooxygenase SfnG, whose product MTENPATASPDALSFAYWVPNVSGGLVTSDIEQRTHFDFDFNVRVAQLAERNGFDYALSQVRYAASYGADQQHESTSFSLGLLLATERLKVIAAVHPGLWHPGVLAKWIITADHMSHGRAAVNVVSGWLKDEFVGFGEPWLEHGERYRRTEEFIRVLRGLWTEKDFTHLGDFYRIHDFTLKPPPVAVPGRAHPEIFMGGNSTDAREMGGRVTDWYFSNGKDFAGFEEQRDDVLASARAAGRAERVRFGLNGFVIARDTEQEAKDVLEEIIAKANPDAVEGFRQAVKQAGSSTGDGKGMWSDSTFRDLVQYNDGFRTGLIGTPEQIARRMVEYRKRGVDLLLLGFLHYLEDIERFGAQVLPIVRELEREAIERGEIAEPAA is encoded by the coding sequence ATGACCGAGAACCCCGCCACCGCATCCCCCGACGCGCTGTCCTTCGCCTACTGGGTCCCGAACGTCTCGGGCGGCCTCGTGACGAGCGACATCGAGCAGCGCACGCACTTCGACTTCGACTTCAACGTCCGGGTCGCCCAGCTCGCCGAGAGGAACGGCTTCGACTACGCGCTGAGCCAGGTGAGGTACGCCGCGTCCTACGGCGCCGACCAGCAGCACGAGTCCACGTCGTTCTCCCTCGGCCTCCTCCTCGCCACCGAGCGCCTCAAGGTGATCGCCGCCGTGCACCCCGGGCTGTGGCACCCGGGCGTGCTGGCCAAGTGGATCATCACGGCCGACCACATGTCGCACGGCCGCGCCGCCGTCAACGTCGTGTCCGGCTGGCTCAAGGACGAGTTCGTCGGGTTCGGGGAGCCGTGGCTCGAGCACGGGGAGCGGTACCGCCGCACCGAGGAGTTCATCCGCGTGCTCCGGGGCCTCTGGACCGAGAAGGACTTCACGCACCTCGGTGACTTCTACCGGATCCACGACTTCACGCTCAAGCCGCCGCCCGTCGCCGTGCCGGGAAGGGCGCACCCGGAGATCTTCATGGGCGGCAACAGCACGGACGCGCGCGAGATGGGCGGCCGCGTCACCGACTGGTACTTCTCCAACGGCAAGGACTTCGCCGGGTTCGAGGAGCAGCGCGACGACGTGCTCGCCTCCGCCCGCGCGGCCGGGCGCGCGGAGCGGGTGCGGTTCGGCCTCAACGGCTTCGTCATCGCCCGCGACACGGAGCAGGAGGCGAAGGACGTGCTCGAGGAGATCATCGCGAAGGCGAACCCCGACGCCGTCGAGGGCTTCCGCCAGGCCGTGAAGCAGGCGGGATCCTCCACCGGGGACGGCAAGGGCATGTGGTCCGACTCCACCTTCCGCGACCTCGTGCAGTACAACGACGGCTTCCGCACGGGCCTCATCGGCACCCCGGAGCAGATCGCGCGGCGCATGGTGGAGTACCGCAAGCGCGGGGTGGACCTGCTGCTGCTCGGCTTCCTGCACTACCTCGAGGACATCGAGCGGTTCGGCGCGCAGGTGCTGCCGATCGTGCGGGAGCTCGAGCGGGAGGCCATCGAGCGCGGCGAGATCGCGGAGCCGGCGGCCTGA